A part of Mustela erminea isolate mMusErm1 chromosome 9, mMusErm1.Pri, whole genome shotgun sequence genomic DNA contains:
- the PRSS23 gene encoding serine protease 23, translating into MVLSMAGIPGLLFLFLLLLCAVGQVSLYSTHWKPTWPAYRLPVVLPQSTLNLGKPDFGAEARLDVSFSCGPQCHKGTPLPTYEEAKQYLSYETLYANGSRTETQVGIYVLSGGGGQESSGRSRRKRQIYGYDSRFSIFGKDFLLNYPFSTSVKLSTGCTGTLVAEKHVLTAAHCIHDGKTYVKGTQKLRVGFLKPKFKDGGRGANSSSSAGPEKMKFQWIRVKRTHVPKGWIKGNANDIGMDYDYALLELKKPHKRKFMKIGVSPPAKQLPGGRIHFSGYDNDRPGNLVYRFCDVKDETYDLLYQQCDAQPGASGSGVYVRMWKRQQQKWERKIIGIFSGHQWVDMNGSPQDFNVAVRITPLKYAQICYWIKGNYLDCREG; encoded by the coding sequence ATGGTGCTCAGCATGGCGGGGATCCCAGggctcctcttccttttcctcctcctgctctgtgctGTTGGGCAGGTGAGCCTTTATAGCACCCACTGGAAACCCACCTGGCCTGCTTACCGCCTCCCCGTGGTGTTGCCCCAGTCCACCCTCAACCTGGGCAAGCCAGACTTTGGGGCCGAAGCCAGATTGGATGTGTCCTTCTCATGTGGACCCCAGTGTCATAAGGGGACTCCACTGCCCACTTACGAAGAGGCCAAGCAGTACTTGTCTTACGAGACACTCTATGCCAACGGCAGCCGCACGGAGACGCAGGTGGGCATTTATGTCCTCAGCGGTGGTGGGGGCCAAGAGTCTTCGGGAAGGTCTCGGAGGAAGCGGCAGATTTATGGCTATGACAGCAGATTCAGCATCTTCGGGAAGGACTTCTTGCTCAACTACCCCTTCTCCACATCAGTGAAGTTATCTACGGGCTGCACGGGTACTCTGGTGGCAGAGAAGCACGTCCTCACGGCTGCCCATTGCATCCACGACGGGAAAACCTATGTGAAGGGGACCCAGAAACTTCGAGTGGGCTTCCTGAAGCCCAAGTTTAAAGACGGTGGTCGCGGGGCCAACAGCTCAAGCTCTGCGGGGCCGGAGAAGATGAAGTTTCAGTGGATCCGGGTGAAGCGTACCCATGTGCCCAAGGGTTGGATCAAAGGCAATGCCAACGACATTGGCATGGATTATGACTACGCCCTCTTAGAActcaaaaaaccccacaagagaAAGTTCATGAAGATTGGGGTGAGCCCTCCGGCCAAGCAGCTGCCGGGGGGCAGGATCCACTTCTCTGGGTATGACAATGATCGACCTGGCAACTTGGTGTACCGCTTCTGTGATGTCAAAGACGAGACCTATGACCTGCTCTACCAGCAGTGTGACGCCCAGCCCGGGGCCAGCGGCTCCGGGGTCTACGTGAGGATGTGGAAGAGGCAGCAGCAGAAGTGGGAGCGGAAAATTATTGGCATCTTTTCAGGGCACCAGTGGGTAGACATGAATGGTTCTCCGCAGGACTTCAACGTGGCCGTTAGAATCACCCCTCTCAAATATGCTCAGATCTGCTATTGGATTAAAGGAAACTACCTGGATTGCAGGGAGGGGTGA